From Bifidobacterium sp. ESL0790, one genomic window encodes:
- a CDS encoding TPM domain-containing protein, with translation MSDGNEIRLNQAPVVERFGETRSIGVSRARKGALRALYAAISIVLTVALWITLPGTALAASKTAPQDGTAGNITDTQNLLGSDISKVSDEISSTKQQTGVNVRLLYLQTFSGAKNPDTWVAGVLKSLKPAPNTVMLAVASNDGKLVVAASQNSDDWLKSGDSVGKLSQAALGPIQKNDIPDWSGSAIAMMEEIKTLKRQSTSLKIAIGIVIAVVVILIIAAVIATRVRRRRYEKIIADNAAGKKAGDEDGDGDEPDGKDGKTADGRAAGGRRAGKSKGPRHKHR, from the coding sequence ATGTCTGACGGCAATGAAATCCGGTTGAATCAAGCCCCTGTGGTCGAACGCTTCGGCGAAACGCGCTCCATCGGCGTGTCGCGCGCCCGAAAAGGTGCCCTCAGGGCGCTCTACGCCGCCATTTCCATCGTCTTGACCGTCGCATTGTGGATAACTCTGCCGGGCACGGCCCTCGCCGCTTCGAAAACCGCCCCGCAGGACGGCACCGCGGGCAACATCACCGACACGCAGAACCTCCTCGGCAGCGACATCTCCAAGGTGAGCGACGAGATCTCGTCGACCAAGCAGCAGACCGGCGTCAACGTGCGCCTGCTCTATTTGCAGACTTTCTCCGGCGCCAAAAATCCGGACACCTGGGTGGCCGGGGTGCTCAAGTCGCTCAAGCCCGCGCCCAACACCGTCATGCTCGCCGTGGCCTCCAACGACGGCAAGCTCGTGGTGGCGGCCTCGCAGAATTCGGACGATTGGCTCAAAAGCGGCGACAGCGTCGGCAAGCTCTCGCAGGCCGCGCTCGGGCCCATCCAGAAAAACGACATCCCGGATTGGTCCGGCTCGGCCATCGCGATGATGGAGGAGATCAAGACGCTCAAGCGGCAGTCCACCTCGCTCAAGATCGCCATTGGCATCGTCATCGCCGTGGTCGTGATCCTGATCATCGCCGCGGTGATCGCCACGCGCGTGCGGCGCAGGCGCTATGAGAAGATCATCGCCGACAACGCGGCCGGCAAGAAGGCCGGCGACGAAGATGGTGACGGAGACGAACCTGACGGCAAAGACGGCAAGACCGCCGATGGTCGCGCCGCGGGAGGCAGACGGGCCGGAAAATCCAAGGGTCCACGCCACAAGCATCGCTGA
- a CDS encoding WXG100 family type VII secretion target: MPQYQVDSEQIQTASGAVSASVSSIREAVSGMYNNLNALQGVWKGGAATQFNSVAAQWRSAQQQMEQSLESIQRALTQASSVYSDAESQASRLFATR; encoded by the coding sequence ATGCCACAATACCAAGTCGATTCGGAACAGATCCAGACGGCGAGCGGGGCGGTCTCGGCCTCCGTGAGCTCGATCCGCGAGGCGGTCTCGGGGATGTACAACAACCTCAACGCCCTGCAAGGGGTATGGAAGGGCGGGGCTGCCACGCAATTCAACTCGGTGGCGGCGCAATGGCGCTCGGCCCAGCAGCAGATGGAGCAATCGCTGGAGTCGATCCAGCGCGCCCTGACGCAGGCCTCAAGCGTCTACTCCGACGCGGAAAGCCAGGCCTCGCGCCTCTTCGCCACGCGCTGA
- the groL gene encoding chaperonin GroEL (60 kDa chaperone family; promotes refolding of misfolded polypeptides especially under stressful conditions; forms two stacked rings of heptamers to form a barrel-shaped 14mer; ends can be capped by GroES; misfolded proteins enter the barrel where they are refolded when GroES binds): MAKMIAYDEEARQGMLAGLDELANTVKVTLGPKGRNVVLDKSYGAPTITNDGVSIAKEIDLEDPYARIGAELVKEVAKKTDDVAGDGTTTATVLAQSLVHEGLKNVVAGSNPIALRRGIEKASDAVVKELVSVAKDVETKDQIAATATISAADPEVGEKIAEALDKVGQDGVVTVEDNNRFGLDLEFTEGMRFDKGYISPYFVTNNDEQTAVLENPYILLTSGKLSSQEDVVHIAELVMKSGKPLLIIAEDVDGEALPTLILNKIRGTFNSCAVKAPGFGDRRKAMLQDIAILTGAQVVSDDLGLKLNSVDASVLGTAKKVIVSKDETTIVSGGGSKDEVSERVAQIRAEIDNTDSDYDREKLQERLAKLAGGVAVIKVGAATEVEAKERKHRIEDAVRNAKAAIEEGLLPGGGVALVQAAKKAETSAEIKALTDEEATGAAIVFRAVEAPIKQIAENSGVSGDVVFNKVRELPEGQGFNAATNTYEDLLEAGVADPLKVTRSALQNAASIAGLFLTTEAVVANKPEPPAAPAQGGQADMGY, translated from the coding sequence ATGGCAAAGATGATTGCTTATGACGAGGAAGCTCGTCAAGGAATGCTCGCGGGCCTCGATGAGCTCGCCAACACCGTCAAGGTCACGCTGGGCCCCAAGGGCCGCAACGTCGTGCTCGACAAGAGCTACGGCGCCCCGACCATCACCAACGATGGCGTCTCCATCGCCAAGGAGATCGACCTCGAGGATCCCTACGCCCGCATCGGCGCCGAGCTGGTGAAGGAAGTCGCCAAGAAGACCGACGACGTCGCCGGTGATGGCACCACCACCGCCACCGTGCTCGCGCAGTCGCTCGTGCACGAGGGCCTGAAGAACGTGGTCGCGGGTTCCAACCCGATCGCGCTGCGCCGTGGCATCGAGAAGGCCTCCGACGCCGTGGTCAAGGAGCTCGTCTCCGTGGCCAAGGATGTTGAGACCAAGGACCAGATCGCCGCCACCGCCACGATTTCCGCCGCTGACCCCGAGGTCGGCGAGAAGATCGCCGAGGCGCTCGACAAGGTCGGCCAGGATGGCGTCGTGACCGTCGAGGACAACAACCGCTTCGGCCTTGACCTCGAGTTCACCGAGGGCATGCGTTTCGACAAGGGCTACATCTCCCCGTACTTCGTCACCAACAACGACGAGCAGACCGCCGTTCTCGAGAACCCGTACATCCTGCTGACCAGCGGCAAGCTCTCCAGCCAGGAGGACGTGGTGCACATCGCCGAGCTCGTGATGAAGAGCGGCAAGCCGCTGCTGATCATCGCCGAGGATGTCGATGGCGAGGCCCTGCCCACCCTGATTTTGAACAAGATCCGTGGCACCTTCAACTCCTGCGCCGTCAAGGCCCCTGGCTTCGGCGACCGCCGCAAGGCGATGCTGCAGGATATCGCCATCCTCACCGGCGCGCAGGTCGTCTCCGACGATCTGGGTCTGAAGCTCAACTCCGTCGACGCCTCCGTGCTCGGCACCGCCAAGAAGGTCATCGTCTCCAAGGATGAGACCACCATCGTCTCCGGTGGCGGCTCCAAGGACGAGGTCTCCGAGCGCGTCGCTCAGATTCGCGCCGAGATCGACAACACAGATTCCGATTACGACCGCGAGAAGCTGCAGGAGCGTCTGGCCAAGCTGGCCGGCGGCGTCGCCGTCATCAAGGTCGGCGCGGCCACCGAGGTCGAGGCCAAGGAGCGCAAGCACCGCATCGAGGACGCGGTGCGCAACGCCAAGGCCGCCATCGAGGAGGGCCTGCTGCCCGGCGGTGGCGTGGCTCTGGTCCAGGCCGCCAAGAAGGCCGAGACCTCCGCCGAGATCAAGGCTCTGACCGACGAGGAGGCCACTGGCGCAGCCATCGTCTTCCGCGCCGTCGAGGCCCCGATCAAGCAGATCGCCGAGAACTCCGGCGTCTCCGGTGACGTGGTCTTCAACAAGGTGCGCGAGCTCCCTGAGGGCCAAGGCTTCAACGCCGCCACCAACACCTATGAGGACCTGCTCGAGGCAGGCGTGGCCGACCCGCTCAAGGTCACCCGCTCCGCCCTCCAGAACGCGGCTTCCATCGCTGGTCTGTTCCTGACCACCGAGGCCGTCGTGGCCAACAAGCCCGAACCGCCGGCCGCGCCCGCCCAGGGTGGCCAGGCCGACATGGGCTACTGA
- a CDS encoding BspA family leucine-rich repeat surface protein, with protein MTRSQPTVGPQSVICQNSGEHMWGGLSWNEHVDGDDCVLELESGDIPATGGNAAAIPWNTDITYTKIIVSGHVTTTDNQSLFAGSSSSSLRIADVANLDTSDATTLRSFFSDQPNLTTITGLGQWDTSNVTDMCNVFNGNSTLTGTPGIENWDTSNVTTMNRMFGFCPRLTRLNLSKHGKQWDTSKVTDMGNMFMNDAELTTIGGPGLEIPPDANTAPCSTDAPNCYVASNRVNISGPQAGRHSTGTNTTPKTPKAPPTVFLNWKAETFQKS; from the coding sequence TTGACCAGATCACAGCCCACCGTGGGTCCGCAATCGGTCATTTGCCAGAATTCCGGCGAACACATGTGGGGCGGCCTGAGTTGGAACGAGCATGTCGACGGCGATGACTGTGTGTTGGAGCTGGAAAGTGGAGACATACCCGCCACCGGTGGTAACGCCGCCGCGATTCCATGGAACACAGATATTACATACACGAAAATCATCGTCTCAGGCCATGTGACCACAACAGACAACCAATCCCTGTTTGCCGGAAGCTCCAGCAGCTCATTAAGAATTGCCGATGTCGCCAATTTAGACACTAGCGATGCCACTACACTTCGGTCTTTCTTCAGCGACCAGCCGAATCTCACTACCATCACCGGTCTCGGGCAGTGGGACACCAGCAACGTCACGGATATGTGCAATGTGTTCAACGGTAATTCCACTCTCACTGGAACTCCGGGCATCGAGAATTGGGACACCAGCAACGTCACCACCATGAATAGGATGTTTGGCTTCTGTCCTCGACTCACTCGGCTCAATCTCAGCAAGCATGGTAAGCAATGGGACACCAGCAAAGTCACCGACATGGGCAATATGTTCATGAACGACGCCGAACTCACGACTATCGGAGGCCCTGGTCTTGAAATTCCACCAGATGCCAACACAGCTCCATGTTCGACGGATGCACCAAACTGTTACGTTGCAAGCAACCGGGTGAACATCAGTGGACCACAGGCGGGAAGACACTCAACTGGAACGAACACCACGCCGAAAACGCCGAAGGCACCACCGACTGTGTTCTTGAATTGGAAGGCGGAGACATTCCAGAAGAGTTGA